AGAGCGTCACCGGCGACGCCAGCCGACCCCGCAACCGGCGTACGGGCGAGCGTTGGTCGGCGGGCACGGCGAACGGGTCGATGTGGTGGATCTCGGCGCCCGGCTCTTGATTCACGTGAAACATTGTGGGGCCTGCCCCGCCCCGACGGGCCCGGACCGCGTGGTGGCCGCTCTTCTCAGCTCCGGCGCGTCCGGTCCTGGTCTGCCGTGCGGCGGTCGACGTGCACGGCACCGGCAGGGCGGGCGACGTGACCTACGGCGACGCGCGCCTGGCCTGGCTGCTTCACGGAGAGGACTCGCGCGACGTCCGAAAGCGATCGTGGGGAAACCCTTGCCCTTCAACAGAAGCGGCCTTAAGTTGCATCGATGATCCTCAGCGAGGACCCTCGCCCTGACCCTTCTCAGAATGCCAGCCACGGCGATCTGCGGCCCAAGGATCTCGGTGGCATCGCCTATCTGCGGGGACTTTCGCGACGGGGGTTCATCACAAGCGCCGCGTTGGCGGCATCCGGGGTGTCGGCCGCCTTTGCTCTGCTGCCCGGCTCCGCTCAGGCCGCTGGCAGCTATCAAAGGCCGTGCGGCAATGTTCGGATTTCGAGCTCTTGGCAGGACCACCGGAACCGGATGCCGCCCTCGGGCGAGCCGGGCACCGACTATGCGGTCGGAACCGGTACTCCCGTCATGGCCGCGGCGAACGGCACGATCCGTTACGTGAAGACCGACACCTCTACCGCGACCGGACGCGTCGTGGGGATGGCCCATGACGATGGCAATTACACCCGGCACTTGCACTTGTCGAGGATCACCGTCTCAACCGGTCAACGTGTGTCGCGAGGCCAGACGATCGCGTACTCCGGCGCCTCGGCCAACGGCAGTGACTACGCTGTCGGACCGCATGTGCATACAAGTCTCTGGCTGAACACCGGCAGTCCGACGAATTTCCGCGCGACGGTGGATTTCGAGAACTACGTCGGAGACGTCGCCAACCCGAACCCGCCCGACCAGGAGGTAGTTGAAGTGTTCATCGCGAATGTAAAGGGAAACTGGTACCTCGTCGTCCCCCAGGGCACCGGTAAGCCGCGGGCAGTGGTCCTTGGTGGCGACAGCAATGCCGCCGCTTCCGGCCTCCCCGTCCTGAACTTCAGCTGGGATCCGTCGATCAATGCACTCAGGGCCGCGGTCGACGGCATCGGTTGATGTGGCCTGGCGCGTCGTCGCCGGGGAAACCCGTAGCGCGGATTCACAGGAATGGGCTTCGAGTAGGCCGGCCTGGTGAGCGAGCGTGTTTCGTGGCCGTCCACATCACTGGATCAAGTAGTCTCAGCAGATTTGATGCGCAGGTTCAGCAGCATGTCCTCGAAGGTCTGGGGTCCGAATCGCGCCGCCACTATGTGCACCGGTGAACACATCGTGTCCAGTGTCACGTCGCCTAAGGGGCGCCTCTCGACGCCGGTCACCACCAGAGTCGTTTCCCGCACGGTGACGTCTTCGATCGTGACGTCGTAGCCCAGAACAGCGCGGGTCCCCACCGAGAGCATGATGACCGTCTCGCGGGTGAGATCCACCAGCGGCGGCGGCGGGACGGGCTGCCTTCCCGCATTGATCGATGCCCAGTGCTGCGCCCATGACCCTGATCGACGAATCAGGAAGAGGCCGTAACCCGATGCGGCGCCAGCTGTGGCCTGCCCGTGGTACAGGGTGCGGAAGTTCGCGGTGCGTCCGGAGGATCTGCTCACCCGCCGGACCCTACCGGCACTGACCCACGGGACAGCGCTCCCTTTTTGCCGCAGCCGCACGAATGACGCCTGCATTCCTCGGACTTCAGCCGGACCCACAGGCCGGGGTCAGTCGTCGTCGGCGGTGAGTGACCGTCGGGCGGCGGCCAGCACCTCCGGGTCCGTGCAGCCGGCGGCGTACCCGGCGATCCGGCGGCGGATGTCGCGGCCGAGCAGCCAGGACCCGATCCGGTCCGCGACCGGGCGGAGGAACGCGGGCCGGCACCGGAAGCTGTAGCGCCAGGTGGCGATCGCGTGGCCGGGCTCCGGGGCGGGCGCGAACCGCCAGCCGCCGGCGAACATCTCGAAGAACCACGGGCCGCGCACCATCTTCATCCCGACGTGGCTCGGCGGGGCCCAGGAGACGTACTCGCTCACCATCGCCAGGCCGTGCCGGGACCGGGTGAAGGTCCGTACCCCCTTGCCGGGCCGGGTCGCCCCGTCGGTGAAGTGCTGCTCGCGCACGAACGGGTCCCACCGGTAGCGCACGGGCGCGGTGGTCTGGGAGACCGCGAAGGCCAGTTCGGGCGGGACCGGCACGGTGATCACCGCTTCGACGACGGGCATCAGGCCATTGTGCCGCCGACCGGCAACCACCGCGTCCGGAGTGCGCCGGCCCGCCTTCCGCGCCCGGCCCGCCGTCAGCGGCGCGGGGTCACCGTGGCGAGCAGTTCCGGCATCCGGCGGTCCAGCACGTCGCCGGCCAGGTACGCGCCGAGCAGCGCCGCCCCCAGGCCGTACGCGGCCCCGAGCGGCAGGGCCAGCCAGAGCCAGGCGTCGCCGAGCAGCCCGGCGGCCACCACCATCGGCACCGCCGCCACCGCGGTGGCGAGCATCGCCAGCAGGGTGAGGAAGCTCTTCGCGATCCCGGCGCCGGTGTTCAACGCGAACGGGTTGCTCGTCTCCGGCAGCGAGTACGCCCCGAGCACCGAGACGAAGCAGTTCACCGCCAGCCCCGCGCCGTACGTGGCGAACAGGGTGCCCGCCATCAGCCCGACCCAGCCGGGCTCGCCGATGACCACCGCGACGACCACGGAGATCACCGCCAGCATCGGCAGGACGTAGAGCGAGAACGCGGCCATCCGGGCGCGCAGCTCCTGCTGGCCGGAGACGCCCGCGACCACGTTCGCCGCGTATGCGCTGCCGTCGAAGCCGAACTGGTTGGCCAGGGTGACGGCGGCGAGCAGCCCGACGAAGAGCATCGACAGGCTGGACAGCACCGGGGACGAGTCGAGATTGGCGTTGAACCCCTCGGCGCTGTCGATGGTGAAGCCCGAGCCACCCACGTTGACCATGACCGGTACGAAGAGACCGACGACCGCGACGGTGATCAGGTTGGCCCGGCGTCGGGCGTCCCGCCACCAGTAGCGGGCCTCCCGGGCGACGAGGGCGCCGAACCGGTCCCGCCGGGCCCAGCCGACGGCCCGCGGGAAGAGCTGGGCGACCGCTCCGCCGGTCGCGCCGCGCTGGGCACGGGCCGGCCCGGCACTGGCCGTGCCCACCATCGCGGACTCGAGCGAGCGGGACCACCAGGCCAGCAGCGCGACGATCGTCGCCGCCGTGATCAGCAGCTTCACCGGCGCGGCCCAGAGGCGGCCTTCGGCCACGTCGATGCCGGCCGTCCAGGGCGCGCCGAACGGGGTCCAGCCGACCACCTCGGCCACCCCGTCGAGGCGGTCCCAGTCGGCGTCGGAGAGGGCGGCGACGCCCAGGAGCTGCAACGGTCCGAGCAGCGCGGCGAGCACGGCGAGCAGCACGGCGGCTAGGTCACGGACCCGGCGGGACCGCAGCGCCGTGGCGAAGGCGCTGGTCACCGCCCGGGCCGCCGCGACGCAGAGCAGCAGCCCGGCGACCACCCCGACGAGGGCGACCACGGCGGCCGACCAGCCGCCCAGCGCCCCGGCGGTGACCACCAGCCCGCACAGGGCCAGCAGCACCGAGATCGTGGGGACGCTGACGAAGGCGGCGGCGAACAGCCCGGTGACGAGCGTGCGGCGGGGCAGCGGCAGCAGCGCGAACCGGGCCGGGTCCAGCGTCTCGTCCACCCCGAAGAAGACCAGCGGCAGCAGCAGCCAGCCGAGCACCGTCAGGCCACCGCCGAAGGCGGCGACCATCAGCGCGTAGCGGCTCTCGTCGGCCAGGCCGGGCGCGGCGAAGAGGAAGAAGCCGGTGCCGGCGAACCAGAGCCCGGCCACCGCGCCGCCCACGAAGAGGGCGACCCGCCAGCCCTGACCCCGGAAGTTGTTGCCCATCACCCGCAGCTTGAGCCGGACGAAGTGCCGGGCGGAGACCTTCCGGACGGGCTGGGC
The nucleotide sequence above comes from Micromonospora sp. M71_S20. Encoded proteins:
- a CDS encoding M23 family metallopeptidase; translation: MILSEDPRPDPSQNASHGDLRPKDLGGIAYLRGLSRRGFITSAALAASGVSAAFALLPGSAQAAGSYQRPCGNVRISSSWQDHRNRMPPSGEPGTDYAVGTGTPVMAAANGTIRYVKTDTSTATGRVVGMAHDDGNYTRHLHLSRITVSTGQRVSRGQTIAYSGASANGSDYAVGPHVHTSLWLNTGSPTNFRATVDFENYVGDVANPNPPDQEVVEVFIANVKGNWYLVVPQGTGKPRAVVLGGDSNAAASGLPVLNFSWDPSINALRAAVDGIG
- a CDS encoding SRPBCC family protein, yielding MPVVEAVITVPVPPELAFAVSQTTAPVRYRWDPFVREQHFTDGATRPGKGVRTFTRSRHGLAMVSEYVSWAPPSHVGMKMVRGPWFFEMFAGGWRFAPAPEPGHAIATWRYSFRCRPAFLRPVADRIGSWLLGRDIRRRIAGYAAGCTDPEVLAAARRSLTADDD
- a CDS encoding ABC transporter permease, whose amino-acid sequence is MAVAVTEPTVSAQPVRKVSARHFVRLKLRVMGNNFRGQGWRVALFVGGAVAGLWFAGTGFFLFAAPGLADESRYALMVAAFGGGLTVLGWLLLPLVFFGVDETLDPARFALLPLPRRTLVTGLFAAAFVSVPTISVLLALCGLVVTAGALGGWSAAVVALVGVVAGLLLCVAAARAVTSAFATALRSRRVRDLAAVLLAVLAALLGPLQLLGVAALSDADWDRLDGVAEVVGWTPFGAPWTAGIDVAEGRLWAAPVKLLITAATIVALLAWWSRSLESAMVGTASAGPARAQRGATGGAVAQLFPRAVGWARRDRFGALVAREARYWWRDARRRANLITVAVVGLFVPVMVNVGGSGFTIDSAEGFNANLDSSPVLSSLSMLFVGLLAAVTLANQFGFDGSAYAANVVAGVSGQQELRARMAAFSLYVLPMLAVISVVVAVVIGEPGWVGLMAGTLFATYGAGLAVNCFVSVLGAYSLPETSNPFALNTGAGIAKSFLTLLAMLATAVAAVPMVVAAGLLGDAWLWLALPLGAAYGLGAALLGAYLAGDVLDRRMPELLATVTPRR